The Methanomicrobia archaeon genome includes a region encoding these proteins:
- a CDS encoding 30S ribosomal protein S8e, with protein MRWQGKSRRKSTGGRLHRNRKKREHEAGRPAADTTIGETRRRTIRTRGGRSKLRLLKCELANVADPKSGTTKTVKIITVKKNPANPFYARRNITTKGAVIETELGDAVVTSRPGQEGIVNAVLV; from the coding sequence ATGAGATGGCAAGGTAAATCAAGACGAAAGTCCACGGGAGGAAGGCTTCATCGAAATCGTAAGAAGCGGGAGCACGAGGCGGGTAGGCCCGCAGCAGACACGACCATCGGCGAGACACGAAGACGAACGATCAGAACGCGCGGCGGTCGCAGTAAACTGAGGCTACTTAAATGTGAACTGGCAAATGTCGCGGATCCGAAGAGTGGAACTACGAAAACGGTTAAAATAATCACCGTGAAGAAGAATCCCGCAAATCCGTTCTACGCACGCCGGAACATTACGACAAAGGGCGCGGTAATCGAGACTGAACTTGGCGACGCGGTCGTAACCAGCCGACCGGGTCAAGAGGGGATCGTGAATGCGGTATTAGTATAG
- a CDS encoding threonylcarbamoyl-AMP synthase gives MSTDKEVEDQIRAAIAAIKRGGTVVYPTETVYGLGADALSEDAVREVYELKGRDLSNPLSLAVSSFEMLQTVAYVDAELMAILKELLPGPVTVLLRGKKCVPDLVTAGSDLVGVRFPDNEIALRIIHETGPITATSANISGKTPPTRVEEVEIEADVIINGGRCKYSMPSTVVAMTSVTATGEETDKTSKLKIEIEIKRRGACYDRVLHILRSKIAGEGIHRLSVPELRRERDR, from the coding sequence ATGTCAACCGATAAAGAGGTAGAAGACCAGATACGGGCCGCGATCGCTGCAATCAAGCGTGGGGGTACGGTCGTGTACCCTACGGAGACGGTGTACGGTTTGGGTGCCGATGCGCTTTCGGAGGATGCGGTGCGGGAAGTGTACGAACTCAAAGGTCGAGACCTGTCAAACCCGCTCTCACTCGCCGTCTCATCATTCGAGATGCTACAGACCGTTGCATACGTGGACGCCGAACTGATGGCCATTTTAAAAGAGCTGCTGCCCGGGCCGGTCACGGTATTATTACGGGGAAAAAAGTGCGTGCCGGATCTCGTAACTGCGGGGTCCGATCTCGTTGGCGTTCGATTCCCAGATAACGAAATAGCACTGCGTATAATACACGAGACGGGGCCGATAACCGCAACGAGCGCGAACATATCCGGTAAAACTCCGCCGACCCGGGTTGAAGAAGTAGAAATAGAAGCGGATGTTATTATTAATGGAGGAAGATGTAAGTATAGTATGCCGTCCACGGTGGTAGCTATGACAAGCGTGACGGCGACCGGCGAAGAGACAGATAAAACTTCAAAGCTAAAAATCGAAATAGAAATAAAAAGAAGAGGAGCATGCTATGACCGAGTATTGCACATCCTGCGGAGTAAAATTGCTGGAGAAGGGATTCACCGTCTTTCCGTGCCCGAACTGCGGAGAGAACGAGATAGGTAG
- a CDS encoding glucose-6-phosphate isomerase, translated as MSATWQELKFGERTFYPEARTLKDMEGVLFNKRFLANASMDMELYYMFRDVSKNEADANKIAKLGLRYDITIIPPNNLGVEFVKTAGHYHPCPDDSKQTYPEMYGVLEGEAHYLLQKREEIQGIEKITDVIVVKAKKGDKVIVPPDYGHVTINPSESALKMANWVARTFSSIYEPIKQRKGAAYFELTYGEFIKNDEYDDVPDIRFLQPEETWPRGLMLSKDRALYDLLREPEQLEFLTRPEEWFK; from the coding sequence ATGAGTGCAACGTGGCAGGAATTAAAATTTGGAGAGAGAACGTTCTACCCTGAAGCGAGGACACTGAAGGATATGGAGGGGGTTCTGTTTAATAAACGCTTTTTAGCGAACGCGAGCATGGATATGGAACTGTACTATATGTTCAGAGACGTATCGAAGAACGAAGCGGACGCGAATAAGATAGCCAAATTGGGATTGCGATACGACATCACGATTATTCCGCCGAATAACCTCGGCGTGGAATTTGTTAAAACCGCAGGGCACTATCATCCGTGCCCCGATGATTCAAAACAGACCTACCCAGAGATGTACGGAGTATTAGAGGGCGAAGCGCATTATTTACTGCAAAAACGTGAAGAGATACAAGGCATTGAAAAGATAACCGACGTAATCGTGGTAAAAGCGAAGAAAGGAGATAAAGTTATCGTTCCTCCTGATTATGGGCACGTTACGATTAATCCGTCCGAATCGGCGTTAAAGATGGCGAACTGGGTTGCACGAACGTTCTCATCGATCTACGAGCCAATAAAGCAGCGAAAAGGAGCAGCGTATTTCGAACTGACGTATGGCGAGTTTATCAAGAACGACGAGTACGATGATGTGCCGGATATACGATTCTTACAGCCTGAGGAGACCTGGCCACGTGGGCTCATGCTGAGCAAGGACAGAGCACTGTATGACCTATTGCGAGAGCCCGAGCAGCTTGAGTTTCTTACGCGTCCTGAAGAGTGGTTTAAGTAA
- a CDS encoding radical SAM protein — MDTASTTITVQFGRSSKLFEIIQRPIPHIVVDSSKELHGWWNGIEPYGNRECTSEKLLINPYNGCSHNCLFCYSHAFGGYFKLFREHGVVTVFKDFDKRLARQLDGLTVASCGYLSPVTDPFQPLNDRYELSERIVKVFVDRNIPVQFTTKGKISETALNLIKRQGHSFGEVSILTPDEAKRQRLMVGGATTEELVRNLERLTNAGTFAVCRIDPIIPYVTDNQEELDDLVQRVVDAGAGHIITSCLDIPLVMKHELYEELSKRFDVPKTHFADLYTETMSGRLHAKLAYRRKLFGMMRAICDRNKVTMGLCMEFQSLKGKYVTGLNREFMSSYNCEGIDVPLYVRAGDSKRFEPVHSCKGNCLQCHIMDSAPVCGIPDLQQASAWKLKDYRRWSLQLKERSAKQRTFEV, encoded by the coding sequence ATGGATACTGCATCCACGACGATAACCGTTCAATTCGGGAGATCGTCGAAGCTTTTCGAGATTATACAACGCCCGATACCGCATATCGTTGTTGATTCGAGCAAGGAGCTGCACGGCTGGTGGAACGGAATAGAGCCGTACGGGAATCGAGAATGCACCTCGGAGAAGCTCCTGATAAACCCGTATAACGGCTGCAGCCATAACTGCCTCTTCTGTTATTCGCACGCGTTCGGCGGCTATTTCAAACTATTTCGCGAGCACGGGGTCGTTACGGTATTCAAAGATTTCGATAAACGGCTTGCGCGGCAATTGGATGGACTCACCGTTGCGAGCTGCGGCTATCTCTCTCCGGTTACCGACCCGTTCCAGCCGCTCAATGACCGATACGAACTGAGCGAGCGGATCGTAAAGGTGTTTGTCGATCGTAATATCCCGGTGCAGTTCACCACGAAGGGTAAAATAAGCGAAACGGCACTCAACCTGATCAAGAGACAGGGTCACTCGTTTGGCGAGGTATCCATCCTGACGCCGGACGAAGCGAAACGACAGCGACTGATGGTGGGCGGCGCAACAACCGAGGAGCTGGTGCGAAACCTAGAGCGGCTTACGAACGCAGGCACGTTTGCCGTGTGCCGGATTGACCCGATAATACCGTATGTGACGGATAACCAGGAAGAACTGGACGATTTAGTACAGAGGGTGGTTGATGCTGGTGCGGGGCATATCATAACGAGCTGTCTGGACATTCCTCTGGTGATGAAGCACGAACTGTACGAAGAGCTGTCGAAAAGGTTCGACGTTCCCAAAACGCACTTTGCCGATTTGTATACCGAGACGATGAGCGGACGGCTTCACGCGAAGCTAGCATACCGGCGGAAGCTGTTCGGCATGATGCGGGCGATATGCGATCGAAATAAAGTGACGATGGGGCTCTGTATGGAATTTCAATCCCTCAAAGGGAAGTACGTCACGGGTTTGAACAGGGAGTTTATGAGCTCTTATAACTGCGAAGGCATCGACGTGCCGCTTTACGTACGTGCGGGCGACAGCAAGCGGTTTGAGCCCGTTCATAGTTGTAAGGGGAATTGCTTACAATGCCATATCATGGATAGCGCGCCGGTATGTGGTATTCCGGACTTGCAGCAGGCGAGCGCGTGGAAATTAAAAGATTACCGAAGGTGGAGCCTGCAGTTGAAAGAACGAAGCGCGAAACAGCGCACGTTCGAGGTATGA
- a CDS encoding nucleoside recognition protein produces the protein MNTAIYLIRAVSLITFGVIVANVVLESDAMRKLSPLIRPFCSASNLPREGTISLFAAFFNPTAGKSTLAGFYHEGKLTDNETIVTLVMSTFPTVVGESLFRVHAPIALVLLGPVIGSIYIALTLLSAFLQSFGAFVYAKLRFPQPACVDEEIYAAATETTKNQKLKTALKKSVATLKKVVPIMVVAFLVVDILFTLGLMDNISVIFDPILRVLDLPGEVITALVADLAHFSAGYAIVAALLAKGVITAKQAILTLLIGSMLMITLVYLKYSLPMYMSLFGKLGAKITAIMYLNSMVAKVLMILLVVVVM, from the coding sequence ATGAACACCGCGATTTATCTCATCAGAGCAGTGAGCCTCATTACTTTCGGCGTGATCGTGGCGAACGTCGTGCTCGAGAGCGATGCGATGCGGAAGTTATCGCCGCTTATACGACCGTTCTGTAGTGCTTCGAACCTGCCGCGTGAAGGTACTATCTCGCTTTTCGCTGCCTTTTTCAATCCCACCGCTGGGAAATCGACCCTGGCGGGGTTCTATCACGAGGGTAAACTAACCGATAACGAAACGATCGTAACGCTCGTCATGAGCACATTTCCGACCGTCGTTGGCGAATCGCTGTTCAGGGTGCATGCGCCGATTGCGCTCGTGCTGTTAGGCCCCGTTATCGGCAGCATTTATATCGCGCTCACGCTGCTCTCCGCGTTTCTACAGTCATTCGGCGCGTTCGTCTATGCGAAATTGCGCTTCCCGCAGCCGGCGTGTGTTGACGAGGAGATATATGCAGCTGCAACGGAAACAACAAAGAATCAGAAACTGAAAACGGCACTGAAGAAATCAGTTGCCACGTTGAAAAAGGTAGTACCAATAATGGTCGTGGCGTTTTTAGTGGTCGATATTCTGTTTACGCTCGGTCTCATGGACAATATTAGTGTCATCTTTGATCCGATCCTGCGCGTATTGGATCTGCCAGGGGAAGTAATCACCGCACTCGTTGCGGATTTAGCGCATTTCTCCGCAGGTTACGCGATTGTCGCCGCACTGCTCGCGAAAGGCGTGATCACGGCGAAGCAAGCGATATTAACACTGCTCATTGGCAGCATGCTCATGATAACGCTCGTCTACCTGAAGTACAGCCTTCCCATGTATATGTCGCTCTTCGGCAAGCTCGGGGCGAAGATCACCGCGATTATGTACCTGAACAGTATGGTTGCGAAGGTGCTGATGATTCTGCTCGTTGTGGTAGTGATGTGA
- a CDS encoding metallophosphoesterase, with protein MKAEEVDEWVKQAFKASAEEFAALITEAKDRLREELGARKGGGLVRIDPHTVTSMVVIGDLHGDLDSLMHILKQQEVLNADRIIFLGDYGDRGDESVAMYYVVLRLKLFAGKGERVVLLRGNHEGPPDMMFRPHELPLFFVKRFGEQGKDLYRALKELWSYLPYAVLVTGRYMMMHGGVPCVITSLDEIARARERHPGTSTFKELLWNDPIEGNGCFESVRGAGMLFGKTTTDAFLSMAGVKTVIRSHYQCEGVAVNHDGKVLTVFSRKGAPYYNKRAAYLFLDESMLREAQDANELAQRAARVW; from the coding sequence ATGAAGGCAGAGGAAGTTGATGAATGGGTGAAGCAGGCGTTCAAGGCGTCTGCGGAGGAGTTTGCGGCACTGATTACGGAAGCGAAGGATCGATTGCGTGAAGAGTTGGGTGCTCGCAAGGGGGGCGGATTGGTGCGCATCGACCCTCACACGGTGACAAGTATGGTCGTTATCGGCGATCTCCACGGCGATCTGGATAGCCTGATGCATATACTGAAGCAGCAGGAGGTTTTAAACGCGGATCGAATTATCTTTTTGGGCGATTACGGCGATCGGGGCGATGAAAGCGTTGCGATGTACTATGTGGTCTTGAGGTTGAAGTTGTTCGCAGGCAAAGGTGAACGCGTGGTACTGCTGCGCGGCAACCACGAAGGCCCGCCGGATATGATGTTCAGACCCCATGAACTGCCTTTGTTCTTTGTCAAGCGCTTTGGTGAGCAGGGCAAGGATCTCTACAGGGCCCTCAAAGAGCTGTGGTCGTATTTACCCTACGCGGTACTGGTTACGGGACGGTATATGATGATGCACGGCGGCGTGCCTTGCGTGATAACCTCGCTCGATGAGATTGCGCGCGCACGCGAGAGACATCCGGGAACGAGCACGTTCAAGGAGCTGCTCTGGAACGACCCGATCGAGGGCAACGGCTGTTTCGAGTCAGTACGCGGTGCCGGGATGCTCTTTGGGAAGACGACGACGGACGCATTTCTCAGTATGGCGGGAGTGAAGACGGTCATACGAAGTCACTACCAATGTGAAGGTGTTGCAGTGAACCACGACGGCAAGGTTTTGACGGTGTTTTCGAGAAAGGGCGCGCCGTACTACAACAAGCGAGCTGCTTATTTGTTTCTGGATGAAAGCATGCTGCGCGAGGCGCAAGATGCGAACGAGCTGGCGCAACGGGCGGCGCGGGTGTGGTAG
- a CDS encoding MFS transporter, with protein sequence MAMAESASSREPKAQRNGQLLLFSTLFLVYSVVIGAVITIHPLYLEHFLEKPELVGLVAALSSLAGMLFSLPAGVLADKLGRKRLLIASFLLLAAVLVAFFINTSLYALIGLQLAFGMAMAPAWVISEAFIKDISPKGRRGEFRSFFGTFANAGLFTGPIIGGFLADRFALRTPYIFSALLLLASLTLILKLRDNTGNRRGNTTNNETGKDELLAVLKEFRAHRELMVLALCTVALFFWYSARWVFGPLFLERLGYSPFIIGLWIGVSGAPYLFFQIPLGKLGDKIGKTRLICLGFAISTIFIIPLGFLQSLPSLLLTVFIISLGTTLVEPLLEARVTDIVPRERYGAYSGIFELAKTTGVMIGPVSSSLFVFLFGISYSFLPAVIFFILTLALFLYTRQSVCT encoded by the coding sequence ATGGCTATGGCCGAGTCAGCATCAAGCCGAGAACCGAAAGCGCAGCGAAACGGTCAATTGCTCTTATTCTCCACGCTCTTCCTCGTCTACAGCGTCGTTATTGGCGCGGTCATCACGATTCATCCCCTGTATCTGGAGCACTTTCTCGAAAAGCCGGAATTAGTAGGGCTCGTTGCGGCGCTCTCCTCGCTTGCCGGGATGCTCTTCAGCCTTCCCGCTGGTGTGCTCGCCGACAAACTCGGCCGGAAACGCTTGCTAATTGCTTCGTTCTTGCTCCTCGCGGCCGTACTTGTGGCGTTTTTCATCAATACAAGCCTGTACGCGTTAATCGGACTGCAACTAGCATTTGGGATGGCCATGGCGCCCGCATGGGTGATCAGCGAGGCGTTTATCAAGGATATTTCACCGAAAGGCCGGCGAGGCGAGTTCAGGTCCTTCTTTGGCACCTTCGCCAATGCCGGCCTGTTTACAGGCCCCATCATCGGAGGGTTCCTCGCGGACCGATTCGCACTACGAACCCCGTATATCTTCTCCGCGCTGCTGCTCCTTGCGTCCTTAACACTGATCCTCAAATTACGCGATAATACCGGTAATCGGCGTGGAAACACCACTAACAACGAAACAGGTAAGGACGAATTGTTAGCAGTACTCAAAGAGTTCCGGGCGCATCGAGAGCTTATGGTTCTGGCGCTCTGCACCGTTGCACTCTTCTTCTGGTATTCTGCTCGCTGGGTCTTCGGGCCGCTGTTCCTCGAACGCCTGGGCTACAGCCCCTTTATCATCGGGCTCTGGATCGGTGTTTCCGGCGCTCCGTACCTCTTTTTCCAAATACCGCTGGGTAAATTAGGCGATAAAATCGGGAAAACCAGACTGATCTGTCTTGGCTTCGCTATCTCGACGATATTCATTATTCCCTTAGGATTCCTGCAGTCGCTTCCCAGCCTCTTACTAACCGTCTTTATCATATCGCTCGGCACGACCCTGGTCGAGCCGTTACTCGAGGCGCGCGTCACGGATATCGTGCCACGGGAACGATATGGTGCTTACTCCGGCATCTTCGAACTTGCCAAGACCACCGGGGTCATGATAGGCCCGGTAAGTTCATCGCTCTTCGTTTTCCTGTTCGGCATCTCGTATTCCTTCTTACCCGCCGTTATCTTCTTCATCCTGACCCTAGCACTTTTTCTCTACACGCGCCAATCGGTATGTACGTAA
- a CDS encoding NTPase, with protein MQLGRTGITGKPRIGKSTIIKEVIRRLKTEGIAVGGMLTADIHEGGRRVGFSIEDIRTGETGILAHVQLHRHGPKVGKYTVNLTDLDAIGAHSITSALLQSEPQILIIDEIGPMELKSTRFLDAVENALSSNKQLIVTVHQRSAHDLVRRIKSTFEILEITEANREEMVTVILKMGENSLNGEG; from the coding sequence ATGCAACTAGGAAGAACCGGAATAACCGGAAAACCGAGGATCGGGAAGTCAACGATCATCAAGGAAGTGATACGGCGATTGAAGACCGAAGGTATAGCGGTAGGTGGCATGCTCACAGCCGACATCCACGAAGGGGGGCGACGGGTCGGGTTCTCCATCGAGGATATACGCACGGGCGAGACGGGCATTCTGGCGCACGTGCAGCTCCACCGGCACGGCCCAAAGGTAGGCAAGTACACCGTCAATCTCACCGATTTGGATGCTATCGGTGCGCATTCGATAACCTCTGCGCTTTTACAATCCGAACCGCAGATACTCATCATAGATGAAATCGGCCCGATGGAATTGAAGTCCACGCGCTTCCTCGACGCGGTAGAAAACGCACTGAGCAGTAATAAACAGCTCATTGTTACCGTGCATCAGCGCTCAGCGCACGACTTGGTACGGCGGATAAAGAGCACGTTCGAGATACTGGAAATTACTGAAGCGAACCGAGAGGAAATGGTGACAGTAATCCTGAAGATGGGGGAGAACAGTCTTAATGGAGAGGGCTAG
- a CDS encoding C39 family peptidase — MKKIWVIGVIGILICSVGLAIAQDQTKEYAASTATTSKQITLCLDKPGGLVIEPSGDRTAQAYLSGTIDGKNCLLLAGTITIDDTPYAVDLEGKAEKIFVGWNVPKDAKPIYRDLHGKTMTRYEGATRMYACAVELSDKSNQISLKGEFFEDSIGGLHGSVVIDETKYEVAFRGTSDGLIDEVVHDPDQPMDARGSKYLDVPQRSQWELYYDGHGYDAASRACGETCAAMLEEYWNSNSPDIWDIWVWNGYAPMSPTEAELYFDEVDVPCYKGDYQGSLLSTINHVMQRINTEWPLYITEESQWGNCHAVVVRGYHDTQQNFALWDPNTWTGTNLMSWYDWQGRHLLTSKRMYTRIYAEMTSGLTDTFTSVKEQKSKNENKK, encoded by the coding sequence ATGAAGAAGATATGGGTAATAGGCGTAATAGGGATACTGATATGCAGTGTCGGGCTGGCCATAGCTCAGGATCAGACCAAAGAATATGCGGCATCAACTGCTACTACAAGCAAGCAGATTACTTTATGCTTAGATAAGCCAGGAGGTCTAGTAATCGAGCCTTCTGGGGACAGAACAGCTCAGGCGTATCTATCCGGTACCATTGATGGGAAGAATTGCCTTTTGCTCGCAGGTACAATTACCATTGATGATACGCCATACGCCGTGGATCTTGAAGGGAAAGCAGAGAAAATTTTCGTGGGATGGAATGTCCCCAAAGATGCTAAGCCGATTTACAGGGATCTCCATGGTAAAACGATGACAAGATATGAAGGTGCTACAAGAATGTATGCGTGTGCCGTCGAATTAAGCGACAAGAGCAATCAGATTTCCCTCAAAGGTGAATTCTTCGAAGATAGTATCGGGGGCTTGCATGGATCAGTAGTTATTGATGAGACGAAGTATGAGGTAGCTTTTCGCGGTACTTCAGACGGTCTGATTGATGAGGTCGTTCATGATCCAGATCAACCAATGGACGCAAGAGGATCTAAATATCTTGATGTACCACAGCGTAGTCAGTGGGAGTTGTATTACGATGGACATGGTTACGATGCTGCCAGCAGAGCGTGTGGTGAGACCTGTGCGGCAATGCTTGAAGAGTATTGGAATAGCAATTCTCCAGATATCTGGGACATTTGGGTATGGAATGGTTATGCTCCGATGTCTCCCACAGAAGCAGAACTTTACTTCGACGAAGTCGATGTTCCTTGCTATAAAGGCGATTACCAGGGCTCACTACTGAGTACTATAAATCACGTAATGCAGAGAATAAACACCGAATGGCCACTTTATATAACCGAGGAGAGCCAGTGGGGGAACTGTCATGCCGTTGTTGTACGTGGGTATCACGACACTCAGCAAAATTTCGCGTTGTGGGACCCAAATACCTGGACGGGCACAAACTTGATGTCATGGTACGATTGGCAAGGCAGGCATCTTTTAACTTCGAAGAGAATGTATACGAGAATATATGCGGAGATGACGAGTGGTCTAACGGATACGTTTACGTCTGTTAAGGAACAGAAGAGTAAAAATGAGAACAAGAAATAA
- a CDS encoding NAD+ synthase — translation MQPTDLASRISDWIRERVEAAGARGVVVGMSGGLDSSVVAVLCKRAFPDTTLGLILPCFSRNEDVAHAKLVAARFGIETKEIDLTPVFTLLLELLDVEERPHDGDVDGDVDMAIANLKPRLRMICLYYFANQLNYLVVGTGNKSELSIGYFTKYGDGAADILPLGDVLKTEERELAEALGIPEEIIEKAPSAGLWAGQTDEAEIGMSYAALDRALTALEMGDLESTSGYESEVVERVKRMVEASRHKREAIPIFKRSLR, via the coding sequence ATGCAACCAACGGACTTGGCATCGCGTATAAGCGACTGGATACGAGAACGCGTGGAGGCAGCAGGTGCCCGGGGTGTGGTCGTGGGCATGAGTGGCGGACTGGACTCGTCCGTCGTTGCCGTGTTATGTAAACGAGCGTTTCCCGATACCACCTTGGGCTTGATACTCCCGTGCTTTTCACGTAACGAAGACGTAGCACATGCGAAGCTGGTTGCCGCTCGGTTTGGCATCGAGACGAAGGAGATCGACCTCACACCGGTCTTCACGCTCTTGCTGGAGTTGTTAGATGTGGAAGAGCGCCCGCACGATGGTGACGTGGATGGTGACGTAGATATGGCAATTGCGAACCTCAAACCGCGTCTCCGGATGATCTGCCTTTATTACTTCGCGAATCAGCTCAACTATCTGGTCGTCGGCACGGGGAACAAGAGCGAGCTTTCTATTGGGTATTTTACCAAATACGGCGATGGCGCTGCGGATATACTGCCGCTCGGCGACGTGCTGAAGACGGAAGAGCGGGAATTGGCGGAGGCGCTTGGCATTCCCGAAGAGATAATCGAGAAAGCGCCGAGTGCAGGTCTCTGGGCGGGCCAAACAGACGAAGCGGAGATCGGTATGAGCTATGCGGCTTTGGATCGTGCTCTTACCGCACTGGAAATGGGGGATTTAGAGAGCACGAGCGGTTACGAATCCGAAGTGGTGGAACGGGTAAAACGAATGGTGGAAGCGTCGCGGCATAAACGGGAAGCGATACCGATCTTCAAGCGATCTTTGAGGTGA
- the sppA gene encoding signal peptide peptidase SppA, which translates to MRNKGFIAIIPVKGTITAEGSYFGVMATSQEILWAIEDAEKRKKVKAVVFEINSPGGTPFAAKEVATRIKEMEKPTVAWVREYATSGAYWIASACNEIVADELSTLGSIGVLSIRPDIGELLKKFGIDVETLKTGMYKGLGLPYEKPTEEERELLTKELDEIKDTFLTAIAENRNLNDETVQELATAKVYLGREAQKMGLVDHLGGKDLAIARAKERSGIKREKLRYYEERRRRGFLRRLIEELLLR; encoded by the coding sequence ATGAGGAATAAGGGTTTCATTGCAATTATACCCGTTAAAGGCACAATTACCGCCGAGGGTTCGTATTTCGGAGTTATGGCCACATCGCAAGAGATACTCTGGGCGATCGAGGATGCGGAGAAACGGAAGAAGGTAAAAGCAGTGGTATTCGAGATTAATTCGCCGGGCGGGACTCCCTTTGCCGCTAAGGAAGTAGCAACGCGTATAAAGGAGATGGAGAAGCCGACCGTAGCGTGGGTACGAGAATACGCGACCTCAGGCGCCTACTGGATTGCGAGTGCATGCAATGAAATTGTCGCCGATGAGTTGAGCACACTGGGCAGTATCGGCGTTTTGAGCATCAGACCGGATATTGGCGAGTTACTGAAGAAGTTCGGCATCGACGTGGAAACGCTCAAGACGGGCATGTATAAGGGGCTAGGGCTGCCGTACGAGAAGCCGACGGAGGAGGAACGGGAGTTGCTCACGAAGGAGCTGGACGAGATCAAGGATACGTTCTTGACCGCTATCGCTGAGAACCGGAACCTGAACGACGAGACCGTACAGGAATTAGCCACCGCCAAGGTGTATTTAGGACGGGAAGCACAGAAAATGGGTTTGGTCGACCATCTCGGCGGAAAGGACTTGGCGATCGCCCGGGCAAAGGAACGGAGCGGCATAAAACGTGAGAAGCTCCGGTATTATGAGGAGCGAAGGCGACGGGGATTTTTGCGACGGTTGATTGAAGAGCTGCTGCTGCGGTGA
- a CDS encoding dCMP deaminase family protein, producing MRENEANEKPTRIPWDDYWMNIVNDVATRSTCLRRKIGALVVKNDIIVSTGYNGAPRGFPHCLDVGCRRDKLNIASGERHEECVGVHAEQNALLQAGRDADGATLYVNAFPCKICAKLIINAGIQRVVISGEYSDTEGLEYLKQGGITLTFMQRD from the coding sequence ATGCGTGAGAACGAAGCGAATGAGAAGCCGACAAGAATACCCTGGGACGACTACTGGATGAATATTGTCAACGACGTCGCGACGCGTTCGACCTGTTTGCGGAGAAAGATAGGCGCGTTAGTGGTGAAGAACGATATAATCGTTTCAACGGGCTATAACGGCGCACCACGAGGTTTTCCGCACTGTCTCGATGTCGGATGCCGGCGTGACAAACTGAATATCGCGTCAGGTGAACGACATGAAGAGTGCGTGGGCGTGCACGCGGAACAGAATGCGCTCTTACAAGCGGGTCGGGACGCGGACGGCGCGACGCTCTATGTCAATGCGTTTCCGTGCAAGATCTGCGCGAAACTGATAATAAACGCGGGGATACAGCGCGTCGTGATCTCCGGTGAATACAGCGATACAGAAGGGCTGGAGTATTTGAAGCAGGGTGGTATAACGCTTACCTTTATGCAGCGCGATTAA
- a CDS encoding toprim domain-containing protein: protein MNKSSRPQYTLDCETYTELERVIEEMDDSVDAVIVEGVRDKTALEELGITKEIIMCSSRPDTEFVDYLCSRYKRVTILTDYDRAGKSVNKRLIARLERAGVKVDNQYRERIGRILGLRGMKDIESVNSLKKRII, encoded by the coding sequence ATGAACAAATCGAGTAGACCGCAGTACACGTTGGATTGCGAAACGTATACGGAGTTAGAGCGTGTAATAGAGGAGATGGACGATTCTGTCGACGCGGTTATTGTCGAGGGCGTCCGGGACAAAACGGCGCTGGAGGAACTGGGCATCACGAAGGAGATTATCATGTGCTCTTCGCGGCCGGATACCGAGTTCGTCGATTATCTCTGCAGTAGATACAAGCGCGTTACGATACTGACCGACTATGACCGCGCGGGCAAGAGCGTTAACAAGCGATTAATCGCACGGCTGGAACGCGCAGGTGTGAAGGTGGATAATCAGTACAGGGAGCGAATCGGACGGATTCTGGGGCTACGCGGCATGAAGGACATCGAATCGGTAAACTCGCTCAAGAAACGGATTATTTGA